AACCCGGTTCTGCGTGAAGGCAACTCCGACCGCCGCGCTCCGCTGTCGGTCAAGAACTACGCTCGCAAGCACCCGCACAAAATGGGCGCCTGGGCCAAGGACTCCAAGTCCCACGTCGCTCACATGAGCACCGGCGATTTCTACGGCAGCGAAAAAGCTGCCCTGATCGACGCCGCTGACGCCGTGAAGATCGAGCTGATCGCCAAAGACGGCACCGCGACCGTCCTGAAAGAAAAAACCACCGTTCAGGCGGGCGAGATCCTCGACTGCTCCGTGATGAGCAAAAAGGCCCTGCGCGCGTTCATCGCCGCTGAAATCGACAGCGCCAAGCAACAAGGCGTGCTGCTGTCGGTTCACCTGAAAGCCACCATGATGAAGGTCTCCGACCCGATCATGTTCGGCCAGATCGTTGCCGAGTTCTACAAGGACGCCCTGACCAAGCACGCCGACGTGCTGGCCGAGATCGGCTTCAACCTGAACAACGGCATCGGCGACCTGTACGCCCGCATCAAATCCCTGCCGGCCGAGCAGCAAGCCCAGATCGAAGCTGACGTTCAAGCGGTCTACGCCGTTCGTCCGTCGCTGGCGATGGTCAACTCCGACAAAGGCATCACCAACCTGCACGTGCCGAGCGACGTCATCGTCGACGCCTCGATGCCGGCCATGATCCGTGACTCCGGCAAGATGTGGGGCACCGATGGTCAACTGCACGACACCAAGGCCGTGATCCCGGATCGTTGCTACGCCACCATCTACCAGGCCGTGATCGAAGATTGCAAAGCCAACGGCGCTTTCGATCCGACCACCATGGGCAGCGTGCCAAACGTTGGCCTGATGGCCAAAAAGGCCGAAGAGTACGGTTCCCACGACAAGACCTTCCAGATCAAGGCCGACGGCGTGGTTCGCGTGACCGACAGCAAAGGCACCCTGCTGATGGAACAGGCTGTTGAAGCCGGCGACATCTTCCGCATGTGCCAGACCAAAGACGCGCCGATCCAGGACTGGGTCAAACTGGCCGTCAACCGTGCTCGCGCAAGCAGCACCCCGGCCATTTTCTGGCTGGACCCGATGCGCGCCCACGACGGCGTGGTGATCGAGAAGGTTCAGGCTTACCTGAAGGATCACGACACCGCCGGTCTGGACATCCAGATCATGGCGCCGGTCGACGCGATGAAGTACACCCTGCAGCGCACCCGCGAAGGCAAGGACACCATTTCGGTGACCGGCAACGTACTGCGCGACTACCTGACCGACCTGTTCCCGATCATGGAACTGGGCACCAGCGCCAAGATGCTGTCGATCGTGCCGCTGATGAACGGCGGTGGCCTGTTCGAAACCGGCGCCGGCGGTTCGGCTCCGAAGCACGTGCAGCAACTGGTCGAAGAGAACTTCCTGCGCTGGGATTCGCTGGGTGAATTCCTGGCTCTGGCCGCGTCTCTCGAGCACCTGGGTGTGAACTACAACAACCCGAAAGCGCTGGTTCTGTCCAAGACCCTGGACCAGGCCACTGGCCA
This genomic window from Pseudomonas kribbensis contains:
- a CDS encoding NADP-dependent isocitrate dehydrogenase, translating into MPTRSKIIYTFTDEAPALATYSLLPIIEAYTASADIAVETRDISLAARILASFPEQLGDKAVADHLAELGDLAVTPEANIIKLPNISASVPQLQAAIKELQAQGYNLPDYPETVTSDADKDAKARYDKVKGSAVNPVLREGNSDRRAPLSVKNYARKHPHKMGAWAKDSKSHVAHMSTGDFYGSEKAALIDAADAVKIELIAKDGTATVLKEKTTVQAGEILDCSVMSKKALRAFIAAEIDSAKQQGVLLSVHLKATMMKVSDPIMFGQIVAEFYKDALTKHADVLAEIGFNLNNGIGDLYARIKSLPAEQQAQIEADVQAVYAVRPSLAMVNSDKGITNLHVPSDVIVDASMPAMIRDSGKMWGTDGQLHDTKAVIPDRCYATIYQAVIEDCKANGAFDPTTMGSVPNVGLMAKKAEEYGSHDKTFQIKADGVVRVTDSKGTLLMEQAVEAGDIFRMCQTKDAPIQDWVKLAVNRARASSTPAIFWLDPMRAHDGVVIEKVQAYLKDHDTAGLDIQIMAPVDAMKYTLQRTREGKDTISVTGNVLRDYLTDLFPIMELGTSAKMLSIVPLMNGGGLFETGAGGSAPKHVQQLVEENFLRWDSLGEFLALAASLEHLGVNYNNPKALVLSKTLDQATGQFLDNNKSPSRKVGNIDNRGSHFYLAMYWAQALAAQTEDAALQAQFATLAKTLTENEATIVAELNAVQGKPVDIGGYYHANAELISKAMRPSATLNAAIAALV